In Onychostoma macrolepis isolate SWU-2019 chromosome 12, ASM1243209v1, whole genome shotgun sequence, a single window of DNA contains:
- the LOC131551072 gene encoding uncharacterized protein LOC131551072 isoform X1 encodes MELLYLMLTFIISDMRKAIKAQHCGVSSLSTHIVGGEDVAVGNWPWHVSLHSFGRHLCGGSLISQEWVLTAAHCVENLSSDIGLNGTVYLGRQSQNISVSNSHEVIRGIQSIIPHPDYDPSQFVNDIALLRLSEPVNFTSYISPICLASNDSVFHNGTTCWATGWGETGFLGAQHTYGTLQEVKMKIVGNKECDCSFKDITITPTMICAEGEAGEGTCYDDSGGPLQCEQDSVWILAGITNPYSCGTGIVPDSYARVSKFQNWIMENVNGTDIGFVTFTSDGEDKDSSFQCSGEDIGLFYPFGNEDIVNPSEDDGSSQLVLLEEPFVYFQHVYQQVYVNNNGHLTFDEPLSQPIPNYLHSQLNRDIIAPLWTDMDNRVNGTISYRQVTSGRLLLAASNNINQYFPNLNFTASWLFIATWDKVPYYNYLQSESTFQVVLVSGKNMSFTLMHYGHIIPSTYPVESGYDTTDSTDFFSIPVSDATYLPYTSNVNVKGRWVFRVDHASDGLFYPSGYQNTQNPCRSNTSSPALYLLYPFLYFGRTYQHIYVNNNGHLTFEPFYESLPKTFPVNSSRDIIAPLWAKFDCSVSGSITYRIVTRGRILDRARNDVKQYFPQFGFSVDTVFIATWNRVPYLNSPTTESSFQVVLVFCRTLSFVLMNYGNISSNDQSFQAGYDTVNSTNYFSIPVPDENKLFNSSNVNVPGRWVFRVDGGPEEGIFYPYGDEEDEMSPQSDDGSSPLIPLLQPFVYFGRVYDKIFVNNNGDLTFDEPFSRYHPYYFPAYSTKDIIAPLWTDINNNEEGTISYRQVTDARLLNRASRDINKYFPNLNFSASWVFIATWDKVPYYRKREAESTFQVVLVSGKNLSFTLMHYDFITPTQSVESGFDTINSTNFFSIPVSDIANLSQTSNVNIMGRWVFRVDRVSGNNAPFYPTGYQDSQNPCQSNTNLTALHLQYPFLYYGREYNNIYVNNNGLLTFKPFYESLPKAFPANSTGDIIAPLWAKFDFSINGSISYCIVTRGHILDLARNDIKQYYPQFGFSVYTVFIATWNRVPYLNSPSTESSFQVVLVICRTLSFVIMNYGNISSTDQRFQAGYDTINSTHYFSIPVPDENKLLNSSNVNVPGRWVFRVDGGPEEGIFYPYGDEEDEMSPQSDDGGSPLIPLLQPFVYFGRVYDKLFVNNNGDLTFNEPFYQWHPYYFPAYSSIDIITPLWTDINNSERGTISYRQVTDARLLNRASREVNKYFPSLNFSASWVFIATWDKVPYYENRESESTFQVVLVSGKNMSFILMHYDFITPTQSAESGLDTINSTNFISIPVSDIANLPYTSNVNIKGRWVFRVDNPSENNGFCIKTNPQASSDDVSSALKCGKTPVTTRSRIVGGQNASAGHWPWQASLLLLSRHICGGSLINKQWVLSAAHCVHGYPTSYFTVFLGRQTQGGFNPNEVFRYVRLIIKHPSYNNFTNDNDIALLKLRSPVTFTDYIRPVCLAAHDSIFNSGTDSWITGWGNIGEGVPLPSPNVLQEVQVPVIGYRQCNGLYGVGEITDNMICAGLLEGGKDSCQGDSGGPMVSRQSSVWVQSGIVSFGTGCARPELPGVYTRVSRYQEWISSFVCSDPPGFVQFTSAGADPDYNYSCPGLPPPPSSLKDTESKIGSSATTPPQNYLLSYLLLLLAILLSLFYM; translated from the exons GTGACATGAGAAAAGCTATAAAAG CCCAGCACTGTGGGGTTTCCTCACTCAGCACTCATATTGTAGGGGGTGAGGATGTAGCTGTAGGGAACTGGCCTTGGCACGTCAGTCTACACAGTTTTGGCCGTCACCTCTGTGGAGGGTCCCTCATCAGCCAGGAATGGGTGCTCACTGCAGCTCACTGTGTTGAAAATCT ATCCTCAGACATTGGACTGAACGGTACTGTTTATCTGGGTAGACAGAGCCAAAATATTTCAGTCTCTAACTCACATGAGGTGATTCGAGGAATCCAATCTATCATTCCACATCCAGACTATGACCCCTCACAGTTCGTTAATGACATTGCCTTGCTGAGACTGAGCGAGCCAGTCAACTTTACCAGCTACATCAGCCCGATCTGCCTTGCTTCTAATGACAGTGTCTTTCACAACGGCACTACCTGCTGGGCCACAGGATGGGGAGAAACTGGCTTTTTAG GCGCTCAGCACACTTATGGAACTCTGCAGGAAGTGAAGATGAAAATAGTGGGGAATAAGGAGTGTGACTGCAGTTTTAAGGACATAACAATCACTCCGACAATGATCTGTGCTGAAGGAGAGGCTGGCGAAGGAACGTGTTAT GACGATTCTGGCGGTCCATTACAGTGTGAGCAGGATTCTGTCTGGATCTTAGCTGGCATCACTAATCCTTATTCTTGTGGCACTGGAATTGTACCTGACAGCTATGCTAGAGTATCCAAATTTCAAAACTGGATCATGGAGAATGTTAATGGAACGGATATTGGCTTTGTGACTTTTACATCTGATGGTGAAGATAAGGACAGCAGCTTTCAGTGCAGTGGAGAAGATATAG GTCTTTTCTACCCATTTGGAAATGAAGACATAGTGAATCCCTCTGAAGATGATGGAAGCTCCCAGTTAGTATTACTGGAAGAGCCCTTTGTATATTTTCAACATGTTTATCAACAAGTTTAT GTTAATAACAATGGCCATTTGACATTTGATGAGCCTCTTTCACAACCAATACCCAATTATTTACATTCACAACTCAACAGAGACATCATTGCTCCACTTTGGACAGACATGGACAACAGAGTCAATGGAACAATCTCCTATCGTCAGGTCACCAGTGGTAGACTCTTACTAGCAGCTTCAAACAACATAAACCAGTATTTTCCAAATCTGAACTTCACTGCCTCATGGCTGTTCATTGCCACTTGGGATAAAGTGCCGTATTATAACTACCTACAATCG GAGTCGACCTTTCAAGTGGTTTTGGTGTCTGGCAAAAACATGTCATTTACACTCATGCATTATGGTCATATCATTCCGAGCACATATCCTGTAGAG TCTGGCTATGACACAACAGATTCAACTGATTTCTTTTCAATTCCTGTCTCTGACGCCACATATCTGCCATACACAAGCAATGTCAATGTAAAGGGTCGATGGGTTTTTCGAGTTGACCATGCATCAGATG ggCTTTTTTATCCATCTGGCTATCAGAACACACAGAATCCCTGTCGAAGTAATACAAGCTCACCAGCTCTGTACTTGCTGTATCCTTTCTTATACTTTGGACGCACATATCAACACATATAT GTCAACAATAATGGACATTTGACGTTTGAACCATTTTATGAAAGCCTCCCCAAGACTTTCCCTGTCAACTCTTCTAGAGACATTATAGCTCCACTCTGGGCAAAGTTTGACTGTAGTGTCAGTGGAAGCATCACCTATCGCATTGTAACTCGAGGCCGTATTCTGGACAGGGCGAGAAATGATGTCAAACAGTATTTCCCTCAGTTTGGGTTCTCAGTGGATACAGTTTTCATTGCTACGTGGAATAGGGTGCCCTACTTGAACAGCCCCACTACG GAATCCTCCTTCCAAGTCGTTCTAGTCTTTTGCAGAACtctttcttttgtcttaatgaaCTATGGAAATATCTCCTCAAATGATCAGAGTTTTCAG GCTGGCTATGATACAGTAAACTcaacaaattatttttcaatccCTGTGCCTGATGAAAATAAGCTGTTCAACTCCAGCAATGTCAATGTGCCGGGACGCTGGGTATTTCGTGTTGATGGTGGACCTGAGGAGG GAATATTCTACCCATACGGAGATGAAGAGGATGAGATGAGCCCGCAGTCGGATGATGGAAGTTCTCCACTGATTCCTCTGCTGCAGCCGTTTGTGTACTTTGGCCGtgtatatgacaaaatattt gTGAATAATAATGGAGACCTGACCTTTGATGAACCATTTTCCCGGTATCATCCCTATTATTTTCCTGCATACTCGACTAAAGACATCATCGCTCCACTGTGGACagacattaataataatgaggAAGGAACCATCTCTTACCGACAAGTAACAGATGCTCGTCTCTTGAATCGGGCTTCAAGAgacataaacaaatattttcccaacttgaacttttctgccTCTTGGGTTTTTATTGCTACATGGGATAAAGTTCCGTACTATAGAAAGAGAGAGGCG GAGTCGACCTTCCAAGTGGTGTTGGTGTCTGGCAAAAACCTGTCATTTACTCTCATGCATTATGATTTTATCACTCCCACCCAAAGTGTAGAG TCCGGCTTTGACACAATTAATTCTACTAATTTCTTTTCAATTCCTGTTTCTGACATCGCAAATCTGTCACAAACAAGCAATGTCAACATCATGGGTCGATGGGTATTTCGTGTTGACCGTGTATCAGGCAACAACG ctccGTTTTATCCAACTGGCTATCAGGACTCTCAGAACCCCTGTCAAAGTAATACAAACTTAACAGCTCTACACTTGCAGTATCCATTTTTGTACTACGGACGCGAATACAATAACATATAT GTCAACAATAATGGACTTTTGACATTCAAACCATTTTATGAAAGTCTCCCCAAGGCTTTCCCTGCCAACTCTACTGGAGACATTATAGCTCCACTCTGGGCAAAGTTTGACTTTAGTATCAATGGAAGCATCTCCTATTGCATTGTAACTCGAGGCCACATTCTGGACCTGGCAAGAAATGATATCAAACAGTATTACCCTCAGTTTGGGTTCTCAGTATATACAGTCTTCATTGCTACGTGGAATAGAGTGCCCTACTTGAACAGCCCCAGTACG GAATCCTCCTTCCAAGTTGTTCTAGTCATTTGCAGAACTCTTTCCTTTGTCATAATGAACTACGGAAATATCTCCTCAACTGATCAAAGGTTTCAG GCTGGCTATGACACAATAAACtcaacacattatttttcaatccCTGTGCCTGATGAAAATAAGCTGTTAAACTCCAGCAATGTCAATGTGCCGGGACGCTGGGTATTTCGTGTTGATGGTGGACCTGAGGAGG GAATATTCTACCCATATGGAGATGAAGAGGATGAGATGAGCCCGCAGTCGGATGATGGAGGTTCTCCACTGATTCCTCTGCTGCAGCCATTTGTGTACTTTGGCCGTGTATATGACAAACTATTT GTGAATAATAATGGAGACCTGACCTTTAATGAGCCGTTTTACCAGTGGCATCCATATTATTTTCCTGCATACTCATCTATAGACATCATCACTCCACTGTGGACAGACATTAATAATAGTGAGCGAGGAACCATCTCTTACCGACAAGTAACAGATGCTCGTCTCTTGAATCGGGCATCGAGAGaagtaaacaaatattttcccAGCTTGAACTTCTCTGCCTCTTGGGTTTTTATTGCTACATGGGATAAAGTACCATACTATGAAAACAGAGAGTCA GAATCAACCTTCCAAGTGGTTTTGGTGTCTGGCAAAAACATGTCATTTATTCTCATGCATTACGATTTTATCACTCCCACCCAAAGCGCAGAG tcTGGGCTTGACACAATTAATTCTACTAATTTCATTTCAATTCCTGTTTCTGACATCGCAAATCTGCCATACACAAGCAATGTCAACATCAAGGGCAGATGGGTATTTCGAGTTGACAATCCATCAGAAAACAATG GATTCTGTATCAAAACTAACCCCCAAG CTTCCTCAGATGATGTTTCTAGTGCTTTGAAATGTGGAAAAACCCCAGTTACCACCAGAAGCAGGATAGTTGGAGGTCAGAATGCTTCAGCTGGACACTGGCCCTGGCAGGCCAGTCTTCTTCTGTTAAGCAGGCACATCTGTGGAGGTTCTCTCATCAACAAACAGTGGGTGCTGTCTGCTGCCCACTGTGTTCATGG GTATCCTAcctcttatttcactgtatttttgggGCGACAGACCCAGGGAGGCTTCAACCCCAATGAAGTGTTCCGATATGTGAGATTAATCATCAAACATCCCAGTTACAACAATTTTACAAATGACAACGATATTGCTCTTCTCAAATTGAGATCACCTGTCACCTTCACTGACTACATCAGACCCGTGTGTCTAGCAGCTCATGATAGTATTTTCAATAGCGGCACAGACAGCTGGATCACTGGATGGGGAAACATTGGTGAAGGAG TGCCCCTTCCATCCCCTAATGTTCTTCAGGAAGTGCAGGTTCCTGTAATTGGTTACAGACAGTGCAACGGTCTCTATGGAGTTGGAGAAATAACAGACAACATGATCTGTGCTGGTCTACTGGAAGGAGGCAAGGACTCATGTCAG GGGGATTCTGGAGGTCCGATGGTGAGCAGGCAGAGCTCTGTATGGGTTCAGTCCGGTATTGTTAGCTTTGGGACTGGCTGCGCTCGACCTGAACTTCCTGGTGTGTACACCAGAGTATCACGCTATCAGGAATGGATCAGCTCCTTTGTGTGCAGCGATCCACCAGGTTTTGTACAGTTTACCTCCGCTGGAGCTGATCCTGACTACAATTACAGCTGTCCTggtcttcctcctcctccttcctCATTAAAAGATACAGAATCTAAAATTGGATCTTCTGCAACAACTCCTCCACAAAATTATTTGCTATCATATTTGCTGTTGCTTTTAGCAATActactttctttattttatatgtaa
- the LOC131551072 gene encoding uncharacterized protein LOC131551072 isoform X2 — translation MELLYLMLTFIISDMRKAIKAQHCGVSSLSTHIVGGEDVAVGNWPWHVSLHSFGRHLCGGSLISQEWVLTAAHCVENLSSDIGLNGTVYLGRQSQNISVSNSHEVIRGIQSIIPHPDYDPSQFVNDIALLRLSEPVNFTSYISPICLASNDSVFHNGTTCWATGWGETGFLGAQHTYGTLQEVKMKIVGNKECDCSFKDITITPTMICAEGEAGEGTCYDDSGGPLQCEQDSVWILAGITNPYSCGTGIVPDSYARVSKFQNWIMENVNGTDIGFVTFTSDGEDKDSSFQCSGEDIGLFYPFGNEDIVNPSEDDGSSQDIIAPLWTDMDNRVNGTISYRQVTSGRLLLAASNNINQYFPNLNFTASWLFIATWDKVPYYNYLQSESTFQVVLVSGKNMSFTLMHYGHIIPSTYPVESGYDTTDSTDFFSIPVSDATYLPYTSNVNVKGRWVFRVDHASDGLFYPSGYQNTQNPCRSNTSSPALYLLYPFLYFGRTYQHIYVNNNGHLTFEPFYESLPKTFPVNSSRDIIAPLWAKFDCSVSGSITYRIVTRGRILDRARNDVKQYFPQFGFSVDTVFIATWNRVPYLNSPTTESSFQVVLVFCRTLSFVLMNYGNISSNDQSFQAGYDTVNSTNYFSIPVPDENKLFNSSNVNVPGRWVFRVDGGPEEGIFYPYGDEEDEMSPQSDDGSSPLIPLLQPFVYFGRVYDKIFVNNNGDLTFDEPFSRYHPYYFPAYSTKDIIAPLWTDINNNEEGTISYRQVTDARLLNRASRDINKYFPNLNFSASWVFIATWDKVPYYRKREAESTFQVVLVSGKNLSFTLMHYDFITPTQSVESGFDTINSTNFFSIPVSDIANLSQTSNVNIMGRWVFRVDRVSGNNAPFYPTGYQDSQNPCQSNTNLTALHLQYPFLYYGREYNNIYVNNNGLLTFKPFYESLPKAFPANSTGDIIAPLWAKFDFSINGSISYCIVTRGHILDLARNDIKQYYPQFGFSVYTVFIATWNRVPYLNSPSTESSFQVVLVICRTLSFVIMNYGNISSTDQRFQAGYDTINSTHYFSIPVPDENKLLNSSNVNVPGRWVFRVDGGPEEGIFYPYGDEEDEMSPQSDDGGSPLIPLLQPFVYFGRVYDKLFVNNNGDLTFNEPFYQWHPYYFPAYSSIDIITPLWTDINNSERGTISYRQVTDARLLNRASREVNKYFPSLNFSASWVFIATWDKVPYYENRESESTFQVVLVSGKNMSFILMHYDFITPTQSAESGLDTINSTNFISIPVSDIANLPYTSNVNIKGRWVFRVDNPSENNGFCIKTNPQASSDDVSSALKCGKTPVTTRSRIVGGQNASAGHWPWQASLLLLSRHICGGSLINKQWVLSAAHCVHGYPTSYFTVFLGRQTQGGFNPNEVFRYVRLIIKHPSYNNFTNDNDIALLKLRSPVTFTDYIRPVCLAAHDSIFNSGTDSWITGWGNIGEGVPLPSPNVLQEVQVPVIGYRQCNGLYGVGEITDNMICAGLLEGGKDSCQGDSGGPMVSRQSSVWVQSGIVSFGTGCARPELPGVYTRVSRYQEWISSFVCSDPPGFVQFTSAGADPDYNYSCPGLPPPPSSLKDTESKIGSSATTPPQNYLLSYLLLLLAILLSLFYM, via the exons GTGACATGAGAAAAGCTATAAAAG CCCAGCACTGTGGGGTTTCCTCACTCAGCACTCATATTGTAGGGGGTGAGGATGTAGCTGTAGGGAACTGGCCTTGGCACGTCAGTCTACACAGTTTTGGCCGTCACCTCTGTGGAGGGTCCCTCATCAGCCAGGAATGGGTGCTCACTGCAGCTCACTGTGTTGAAAATCT ATCCTCAGACATTGGACTGAACGGTACTGTTTATCTGGGTAGACAGAGCCAAAATATTTCAGTCTCTAACTCACATGAGGTGATTCGAGGAATCCAATCTATCATTCCACATCCAGACTATGACCCCTCACAGTTCGTTAATGACATTGCCTTGCTGAGACTGAGCGAGCCAGTCAACTTTACCAGCTACATCAGCCCGATCTGCCTTGCTTCTAATGACAGTGTCTTTCACAACGGCACTACCTGCTGGGCCACAGGATGGGGAGAAACTGGCTTTTTAG GCGCTCAGCACACTTATGGAACTCTGCAGGAAGTGAAGATGAAAATAGTGGGGAATAAGGAGTGTGACTGCAGTTTTAAGGACATAACAATCACTCCGACAATGATCTGTGCTGAAGGAGAGGCTGGCGAAGGAACGTGTTAT GACGATTCTGGCGGTCCATTACAGTGTGAGCAGGATTCTGTCTGGATCTTAGCTGGCATCACTAATCCTTATTCTTGTGGCACTGGAATTGTACCTGACAGCTATGCTAGAGTATCCAAATTTCAAAACTGGATCATGGAGAATGTTAATGGAACGGATATTGGCTTTGTGACTTTTACATCTGATGGTGAAGATAAGGACAGCAGCTTTCAGTGCAGTGGAGAAGATATAG GTCTTTTCTACCCATTTGGAAATGAAGACATAGTGAATCCCTCTGAAGATGATGGAAGCTCCCA AGACATCATTGCTCCACTTTGGACAGACATGGACAACAGAGTCAATGGAACAATCTCCTATCGTCAGGTCACCAGTGGTAGACTCTTACTAGCAGCTTCAAACAACATAAACCAGTATTTTCCAAATCTGAACTTCACTGCCTCATGGCTGTTCATTGCCACTTGGGATAAAGTGCCGTATTATAACTACCTACAATCG GAGTCGACCTTTCAAGTGGTTTTGGTGTCTGGCAAAAACATGTCATTTACACTCATGCATTATGGTCATATCATTCCGAGCACATATCCTGTAGAG TCTGGCTATGACACAACAGATTCAACTGATTTCTTTTCAATTCCTGTCTCTGACGCCACATATCTGCCATACACAAGCAATGTCAATGTAAAGGGTCGATGGGTTTTTCGAGTTGACCATGCATCAGATG ggCTTTTTTATCCATCTGGCTATCAGAACACACAGAATCCCTGTCGAAGTAATACAAGCTCACCAGCTCTGTACTTGCTGTATCCTTTCTTATACTTTGGACGCACATATCAACACATATAT GTCAACAATAATGGACATTTGACGTTTGAACCATTTTATGAAAGCCTCCCCAAGACTTTCCCTGTCAACTCTTCTAGAGACATTATAGCTCCACTCTGGGCAAAGTTTGACTGTAGTGTCAGTGGAAGCATCACCTATCGCATTGTAACTCGAGGCCGTATTCTGGACAGGGCGAGAAATGATGTCAAACAGTATTTCCCTCAGTTTGGGTTCTCAGTGGATACAGTTTTCATTGCTACGTGGAATAGGGTGCCCTACTTGAACAGCCCCACTACG GAATCCTCCTTCCAAGTCGTTCTAGTCTTTTGCAGAACtctttcttttgtcttaatgaaCTATGGAAATATCTCCTCAAATGATCAGAGTTTTCAG GCTGGCTATGATACAGTAAACTcaacaaattatttttcaatccCTGTGCCTGATGAAAATAAGCTGTTCAACTCCAGCAATGTCAATGTGCCGGGACGCTGGGTATTTCGTGTTGATGGTGGACCTGAGGAGG GAATATTCTACCCATACGGAGATGAAGAGGATGAGATGAGCCCGCAGTCGGATGATGGAAGTTCTCCACTGATTCCTCTGCTGCAGCCGTTTGTGTACTTTGGCCGtgtatatgacaaaatattt gTGAATAATAATGGAGACCTGACCTTTGATGAACCATTTTCCCGGTATCATCCCTATTATTTTCCTGCATACTCGACTAAAGACATCATCGCTCCACTGTGGACagacattaataataatgaggAAGGAACCATCTCTTACCGACAAGTAACAGATGCTCGTCTCTTGAATCGGGCTTCAAGAgacataaacaaatattttcccaacttgaacttttctgccTCTTGGGTTTTTATTGCTACATGGGATAAAGTTCCGTACTATAGAAAGAGAGAGGCG GAGTCGACCTTCCAAGTGGTGTTGGTGTCTGGCAAAAACCTGTCATTTACTCTCATGCATTATGATTTTATCACTCCCACCCAAAGTGTAGAG TCCGGCTTTGACACAATTAATTCTACTAATTTCTTTTCAATTCCTGTTTCTGACATCGCAAATCTGTCACAAACAAGCAATGTCAACATCATGGGTCGATGGGTATTTCGTGTTGACCGTGTATCAGGCAACAACG ctccGTTTTATCCAACTGGCTATCAGGACTCTCAGAACCCCTGTCAAAGTAATACAAACTTAACAGCTCTACACTTGCAGTATCCATTTTTGTACTACGGACGCGAATACAATAACATATAT GTCAACAATAATGGACTTTTGACATTCAAACCATTTTATGAAAGTCTCCCCAAGGCTTTCCCTGCCAACTCTACTGGAGACATTATAGCTCCACTCTGGGCAAAGTTTGACTTTAGTATCAATGGAAGCATCTCCTATTGCATTGTAACTCGAGGCCACATTCTGGACCTGGCAAGAAATGATATCAAACAGTATTACCCTCAGTTTGGGTTCTCAGTATATACAGTCTTCATTGCTACGTGGAATAGAGTGCCCTACTTGAACAGCCCCAGTACG GAATCCTCCTTCCAAGTTGTTCTAGTCATTTGCAGAACTCTTTCCTTTGTCATAATGAACTACGGAAATATCTCCTCAACTGATCAAAGGTTTCAG GCTGGCTATGACACAATAAACtcaacacattatttttcaatccCTGTGCCTGATGAAAATAAGCTGTTAAACTCCAGCAATGTCAATGTGCCGGGACGCTGGGTATTTCGTGTTGATGGTGGACCTGAGGAGG GAATATTCTACCCATATGGAGATGAAGAGGATGAGATGAGCCCGCAGTCGGATGATGGAGGTTCTCCACTGATTCCTCTGCTGCAGCCATTTGTGTACTTTGGCCGTGTATATGACAAACTATTT GTGAATAATAATGGAGACCTGACCTTTAATGAGCCGTTTTACCAGTGGCATCCATATTATTTTCCTGCATACTCATCTATAGACATCATCACTCCACTGTGGACAGACATTAATAATAGTGAGCGAGGAACCATCTCTTACCGACAAGTAACAGATGCTCGTCTCTTGAATCGGGCATCGAGAGaagtaaacaaatattttcccAGCTTGAACTTCTCTGCCTCTTGGGTTTTTATTGCTACATGGGATAAAGTACCATACTATGAAAACAGAGAGTCA GAATCAACCTTCCAAGTGGTTTTGGTGTCTGGCAAAAACATGTCATTTATTCTCATGCATTACGATTTTATCACTCCCACCCAAAGCGCAGAG tcTGGGCTTGACACAATTAATTCTACTAATTTCATTTCAATTCCTGTTTCTGACATCGCAAATCTGCCATACACAAGCAATGTCAACATCAAGGGCAGATGGGTATTTCGAGTTGACAATCCATCAGAAAACAATG GATTCTGTATCAAAACTAACCCCCAAG CTTCCTCAGATGATGTTTCTAGTGCTTTGAAATGTGGAAAAACCCCAGTTACCACCAGAAGCAGGATAGTTGGAGGTCAGAATGCTTCAGCTGGACACTGGCCCTGGCAGGCCAGTCTTCTTCTGTTAAGCAGGCACATCTGTGGAGGTTCTCTCATCAACAAACAGTGGGTGCTGTCTGCTGCCCACTGTGTTCATGG GTATCCTAcctcttatttcactgtatttttgggGCGACAGACCCAGGGAGGCTTCAACCCCAATGAAGTGTTCCGATATGTGAGATTAATCATCAAACATCCCAGTTACAACAATTTTACAAATGACAACGATATTGCTCTTCTCAAATTGAGATCACCTGTCACCTTCACTGACTACATCAGACCCGTGTGTCTAGCAGCTCATGATAGTATTTTCAATAGCGGCACAGACAGCTGGATCACTGGATGGGGAAACATTGGTGAAGGAG TGCCCCTTCCATCCCCTAATGTTCTTCAGGAAGTGCAGGTTCCTGTAATTGGTTACAGACAGTGCAACGGTCTCTATGGAGTTGGAGAAATAACAGACAACATGATCTGTGCTGGTCTACTGGAAGGAGGCAAGGACTCATGTCAG GGGGATTCTGGAGGTCCGATGGTGAGCAGGCAGAGCTCTGTATGGGTTCAGTCCGGTATTGTTAGCTTTGGGACTGGCTGCGCTCGACCTGAACTTCCTGGTGTGTACACCAGAGTATCACGCTATCAGGAATGGATCAGCTCCTTTGTGTGCAGCGATCCACCAGGTTTTGTACAGTTTACCTCCGCTGGAGCTGATCCTGACTACAATTACAGCTGTCCTggtcttcctcctcctccttcctCATTAAAAGATACAGAATCTAAAATTGGATCTTCTGCAACAACTCCTCCACAAAATTATTTGCTATCATATTTGCTGTTGCTTTTAGCAATActactttctttattttatatgtaa